One genomic window of Evansella cellulosilytica DSM 2522 includes the following:
- a CDS encoding YecA family protein → MSKLGRNDKCPCGSGKKYKKCCMDKQVQPINIDPISQQQFQDFLPKLLNYSKTFDEQLQPIYKRYSATYTKLNDADARAFSQILFHWLVFNAPVIENKRTIVEQFVDEYREEFDNSLHEVLDRWTQVTPSLLLIEKQGETATVKDSLNGHVIVPDQTAAFEKLDSGDFLFGYIYPTITGSVLGTDALLIPDKLRAACLHEYNELYRMYKKDNETESAFVKRHFPAIIGILVSVLEQKTTEIPKVGQDARAVYTTFYQSISLEDYSTDVLLTVKNKWLDYYAKQAPRIQKPEVFAAALEYWASKQPNQWTTVTQKGLSEKYNVSATTISSRFKELDSYF, encoded by the coding sequence ATGTCTAAACTAGGTAGAAATGATAAGTGCCCATGTGGCAGTGGCAAAAAGTATAAAAAATGCTGTATGGATAAGCAAGTTCAACCGATCAACATTGACCCTATTTCGCAACAGCAATTTCAAGATTTTTTGCCAAAGTTATTAAATTATAGTAAAACATTTGATGAACAGCTTCAACCTATTTATAAGCGCTACTCAGCTACATATACGAAGCTTAACGATGCAGATGCAAGAGCATTCTCACAAATTCTTTTTCATTGGCTCGTATTTAATGCACCTGTGATCGAAAATAAACGCACTATTGTAGAGCAGTTTGTCGATGAATATCGTGAAGAATTTGATAACAGTTTACACGAAGTGCTTGATCGTTGGACTCAAGTAACCCCTTCCCTATTACTTATTGAAAAACAAGGTGAGACGGCAACAGTAAAGGATAGTTTAAATGGACATGTTATCGTTCCGGACCAAACTGCTGCATTTGAAAAATTAGATTCTGGTGATTTCTTATTTGGATATATTTACCCTACGATAACAGGGAGTGTTCTCGGAACAGATGCCTTACTTATTCCTGATAAGCTAAGAGCAGCTTGCTTACATGAGTATAATGAGCTTTATCGTATGTATAAAAAGGACAATGAAACCGAGTCTGCATTTGTTAAGCGACATTTCCCTGCTATTATTGGTATTCTTGTTTCTGTTCTAGAGCAAAAGACAACGGAGATTCCAAAAGTAGGCCAGGATGCCCGAGCCGTATATACAACCTTCTATCAATCCATTTCCTTAGAGGATTACTCAACGGATGTTTTGTTAACTGTAAAAAATAAGTGGCTCGACTATTACGCGAAACAGGCTCCACGTATTCAAAAGCCTGAAGTTTTCGCTGCGGCATTAGAATATTGGGCATCGAAACAGCCAAATCAATGGACTACTGTCACTCAAAAGGGTCTATCTGAAAAATATAACGTATCAGCTACTACCATTTCCTCTCGTTTTAAAGAGCTTGATAGCTATTTTTAA
- the rlmD gene encoding 23S rRNA (uracil(1939)-C(5))-methyltransferase RlmD, which produces MKTSVPVQKNDKLEVIFEDLTHDGAGVAKINGFPIFVPRALPGEESTIKITKVKKNYAFGRLIETTKESEHRVEPPCPIFKECGGCQLQHLSYDGQLKHKQKHVMDVLSRIGGMNDVHVHPTLGMEEPWRYRNKAQVPFGEEEGGLVAGFYAERSHKIIDMDRCMIQQEENDEVVMLVKDIAKKYGVRGYDEEKHKGTLRHVVTRYGKNTGELMVVLVTKGKELPNKKNIVQDIRDSLPKVKSIVQNINPKRTNVIFGDKTEVLWGEEVIYDTIGDIKFAISARSFYQVNPTQTEVLYNKTLEFAGLSGNETVIDAYCGIGTISLFLAQRAKHVYGVEIVPEAISDAKKNAQLNGIENVDFAVGEAEKVMPWWYAQGIRADVIVVDPPRKGCDEELLETIVKMKPARVVYVSCNPATLARDLKYLEGRGYKTKEVQPVDMFPHTMHVETVTVIYREG; this is translated from the coding sequence ATGAAAACGAGTGTACCTGTTCAAAAAAACGATAAATTAGAGGTAATCTTTGAAGACTTAACTCACGATGGTGCTGGTGTTGCAAAGATAAATGGTTTCCCCATTTTTGTGCCAAGAGCGCTTCCTGGTGAGGAAAGTACAATAAAAATTACGAAGGTGAAAAAAAACTATGCCTTTGGACGATTAATAGAAACAACAAAGGAAAGTGAACACCGCGTCGAGCCACCGTGTCCAATTTTTAAAGAATGTGGTGGCTGTCAGCTTCAGCACTTGAGCTATGATGGGCAGCTTAAGCATAAACAAAAGCATGTCATGGATGTTTTGTCACGAATTGGAGGAATGAATGACGTTCATGTTCATCCGACACTAGGGATGGAGGAACCTTGGCGCTATCGAAATAAAGCCCAAGTTCCGTTCGGGGAAGAAGAAGGCGGTCTCGTTGCAGGCTTTTATGCAGAAAGAAGTCACAAAATTATTGATATGGATCGCTGTATGATCCAACAAGAAGAAAATGACGAAGTTGTCATGTTAGTGAAAGATATAGCAAAAAAGTATGGCGTACGTGGATACGACGAGGAGAAGCATAAAGGTACGCTGCGCCACGTAGTTACGCGTTACGGTAAAAATACTGGCGAGCTGATGGTTGTTCTTGTAACGAAAGGAAAAGAGCTTCCGAATAAGAAAAATATTGTGCAAGACATTCGTGATAGTTTACCAAAAGTTAAATCAATCGTACAAAATATTAATCCGAAACGTACTAACGTGATTTTTGGCGATAAAACAGAGGTGCTCTGGGGAGAAGAGGTCATTTATGACACCATAGGTGATATTAAATTTGCTATTTCAGCACGTTCATTCTATCAAGTAAATCCAACTCAGACAGAAGTTTTATATAACAAAACATTGGAATTCGCAGGCCTTTCTGGGAATGAAACAGTTATCGATGCTTATTGTGGAATAGGCACGATCAGCCTCTTTCTAGCGCAAAGGGCTAAGCACGTCTATGGTGTTGAAATTGTACCTGAAGCAATTAGCGATGCAAAGAAAAATGCGCAATTGAACGGCATAGAAAATGTCGACTTTGCCGTTGGAGAAGCGGAAAAGGTCATGCCATGGTGGTACGCGCAAGGTATACGTGCCGACGTTATCGTTGTAGATCCACCACGAAAAGGCTGTGACGAAGAATTATTAGAGACGATTGTGAAAATGAAGCCAGCACGAGTCGTATATGTATCATGTAACCCAGCGACTTTAGCGAGAGACCTCAAATATCTAGAGGGGAGAGGCTATAAAACAAAAGAAGTACAACCTGTAGACATGTTTCCGCATACGATGCATGTGGAAACTGTAACGGTGATTTACAGAGAAGGCTGA
- a CDS encoding helix-turn-helix domain-containing protein: protein MSLGSNINNKRKSLNLSQEYVADQLGVSRQAVSKWENNLSKPSTQNLIKMATLFECDIKELVSSDKFMEKQKNLENQTESKKDIRMHMAAAFGRVFMLVGSLGFMGAISDSADLGSLPNWYIQIWYSVLFVIGLVLTFVGSRDYFNRKSGSKNIIWLDLLFVLSIFLYPFWPFGRNINTLITLLIGIVVMSIINIKFFIPTWRKPKL from the coding sequence ATGTCATTAGGTTCAAATATTAACAACAAAAGAAAATCCTTAAACCTGTCACAAGAATATGTAGCCGACCAGTTAGGGGTTAGTCGGCAAGCAGTATCGAAATGGGAGAACAATTTGTCAAAACCCTCCACACAGAATCTAATCAAAATGGCTACCTTGTTTGAATGTGATATAAAAGAGTTGGTATCATCCGATAAGTTTATGGAAAAGCAAAAAAATCTAGAAAATCAAACTGAAAGTAAAAAAGATATAAGAATGCACATGGCCGCCGCATTTGGTCGAGTTTTTATGCTAGTCGGCTCTTTAGGTTTTATGGGTGCAATTTCCGATAGTGCAGATCTTGGTTCCCTTCCTAATTGGTACATACAAATATGGTATAGTGTCCTATTTGTAATCGGATTAGTTCTGACATTCGTGGGATCAAGGGATTATTTTAATAGAAAATCCGGGTCGAAAAATATCATATGGCTGGATTTGTTGTTTGTACTATCTATCTTTTTATATCCATTTTGGCCTTTTGGAAGAAATATAAATACACTTATTACATTACTCATTGGAATTGTAGTTATGAGCATTATAAATATTAAATTCTTCATACCTACATGGAGAAAACCGAAGTTATAG
- a CDS encoding tRNA dihydrouridine synthase translates to MSENFWRELPRPFFILAPMEEVTDVVFRHVVSAAARPDVFFTEFANSESYCHPEGNKSVKGRLTFTDDEQPIVAHIWGDKPENFRKMSIGMAEQGFKGLDINMGCPVPNVARHGKGSGLILRPDVAAELIQAAKAGGLPVSVKTRLGFTELDEWREWLTHILKQDIANLSIHLRTREEMSKVDAHWELIPEIKKLRDEVAPDTLLTINGDILDRQTGLKLANQYGVDGVMIGRGIFHNPFAFEKEPREHSSKELLDLLRLHMDLHDKYSGLELRPFKALHRFFKIYVKGFPGASGLRNHLMSTESTDEVREMLNKFELKNENK, encoded by the coding sequence ATGAGTGAGAATTTTTGGCGTGAGTTACCACGACCTTTTTTTATACTAGCACCAATGGAAGAAGTAACCGATGTTGTTTTTCGTCACGTAGTAAGCGCGGCAGCTAGACCAGATGTGTTTTTTACAGAGTTTGCAAACAGCGAGAGCTATTGTCATCCTGAGGGAAACAAAAGTGTAAAGGGGCGTTTAACTTTTACAGACGATGAACAACCGATTGTAGCTCATATATGGGGCGATAAGCCAGAGAATTTCCGGAAAATGAGCATTGGTATGGCCGAACAAGGCTTTAAGGGCTTGGATATTAATATGGGATGTCCTGTTCCGAATGTGGCACGTCACGGAAAAGGTAGTGGCCTTATCCTTCGGCCAGATGTTGCCGCAGAATTAATTCAAGCTGCAAAAGCAGGAGGATTGCCGGTAAGTGTAAAAACAAGGCTTGGTTTTACGGAATTAGACGAATGGCGCGAATGGCTCACACACATATTGAAGCAAGATATTGCTAATCTTTCCATTCATCTACGAACAAGAGAAGAAATGAGCAAAGTAGATGCTCATTGGGAGTTGATTCCAGAGATTAAGAAACTTCGTGACGAGGTGGCGCCAGATACCTTGTTGACGATTAATGGGGATATTCTTGATCGTCAAACTGGCTTAAAGCTCGCCAATCAATATGGTGTTGATGGGGTAATGATTGGCAGAGGTATTTTCCATAATCCATTTGCCTTTGAAAAAGAACCAAGAGAGCATAGTAGCAAGGAATTACTGGATCTTTTACGTTTGCATATGGATTTACATGATAAATATTCAGGATTAGAGCTACGACCGTTTAAGGCGCTTCATCGCTTTTTTAAGATATACGTCAAAGGATTTCCTGGTGCAAGTGGCTTAAGAAATCACCTTATGAGCACAGAGTCTACAGATGAAGTGCGAGAAATGCTAAATAAATTTGAGTTAAAGAACGAAAATAAATAG
- a CDS encoding MFS transporter, whose translation MTKQSSKLRWVIFASVLFTYLFMSSQRTAPGLITDQLMRDFSVTATTIGLVASVQFFIYTALQIPMGLLADKYGPNLLLIIGASLAGIGNIIYSASTHEYFLFFSRVLTGIGDATIWVNMILILNIWFSKKEFTRLIGVSGMTGSLGFLLATVPFSVMIGILGWRGAFLLTGFILCCCSVVLYVLLLKKTKQSTVIRQHSRQEKTFVILKRVFKNRQAWALFFCHFGIVGGYIGFVGSWAVPYMMDVHGMTRLGASQLTMLSLIGALIGAPLIGWFTSNLGTIKRPYIVFHFIVLLCWSAFLLFPEHPPFYLLIVLFFIIGFGFGANSLTFAIVRQTVPMSESGIITGFANTGGFLSAVLLPSTFGYILDFSQTSTNSIVDGYYFGFLIPVLFSIVGIIGVMCIMESNGNRGSDRNREGTQ comes from the coding sequence TTGACGAAACAAAGTAGTAAGTTAAGGTGGGTTATTTTTGCCTCAGTATTGTTTACGTATTTATTTATGTCTAGTCAACGAACCGCACCTGGGTTAATTACTGACCAATTGATGAGGGACTTTAGTGTAACAGCAACAACGATTGGATTGGTAGCCAGTGTTCAATTTTTTATATATACGGCTTTACAAATTCCTATGGGTTTATTGGCTGATAAATATGGGCCTAATTTGTTACTCATTATCGGTGCTTCACTTGCAGGTATAGGTAACATCATCTATAGTGCTAGTACACATGAATATTTCCTCTTTTTCTCTAGGGTATTAACCGGAATAGGGGATGCAACCATTTGGGTTAATATGATACTTATCTTAAATATTTGGTTTAGTAAAAAAGAATTTACGAGATTAATTGGTGTTAGTGGAATGACTGGTAGTCTTGGGTTTCTTTTGGCAACGGTTCCTTTCTCCGTTATGATTGGTATCCTTGGATGGAGAGGGGCATTTCTATTAACAGGGTTTATACTATGCTGTTGTAGTGTCGTGCTATATGTTTTGCTTTTAAAAAAAACAAAACAATCTACCGTTATTCGTCAACATAGTCGTCAAGAAAAAACGTTTGTTATTCTGAAAAGAGTTTTTAAGAATCGTCAAGCGTGGGCATTATTCTTTTGTCACTTTGGTATTGTTGGTGGATATATTGGATTTGTCGGTTCTTGGGCAGTCCCATACATGATGGATGTACATGGAATGACACGGCTCGGTGCTAGTCAGCTTACTATGTTGAGTCTAATTGGTGCACTTATTGGTGCGCCTCTCATCGGGTGGTTTACAAGTAATTTAGGAACGATTAAGCGACCGTACATTGTTTTCCACTTTATCGTTCTCCTATGTTGGTCTGCATTTTTATTATTTCCTGAACATCCACCGTTTTATCTACTAATTGTACTTTTCTTTATTATTGGTTTTGGGTTCGGAGCAAATTCACTCACATTTGCTATTGTTCGCCAGACTGTTCCGATGTCCGAGTCAGGAATTATTACAGGCTTTGCAAATACGGGGGGCTTTTTAAGTGCAGTATTACTACCAAGTACGTTTGGTTATATATTAGATTTCTCACAGACATCAACAAATAGTATTGTTGATGGTTATTACTTCGGTTTTCTTATTCCAGTATTGTTCTCTATTGTAGGTATCATTGGAGTAATGTGTATTATGGAAAGTAATGGAAATCGAGGTTCGGATAGGAATAGAGAAGGGACTCAATAG
- the katG gene encoding catalase/peroxidase HPI: MDTKDNGNIGGCPFHGGATSNKSSGTSNRDWWPNALNLNILHQHDRKSNPMGDDYDYAEEFNKLDYDALKQDLRNLMTDSQDWWPADYGHYGPFFIRMSWHAAGTYRTGDGRGGGNTGNQRFAPLNSWPDNGNLDKARRLLWPIKQKYGNKISWADLLVMAGNVAIEDMGGPIIGFGAGRPDIWHPEEDVYWGKETEWLTDKRYTGDRELENPLAAVEMGLIYVNPEGPNGKPDPVKSAQDIRETFGRMGMNDEETVALIAGGHTFGKAHGAGDAAKVGPEPEAAPIEAQGFGWQSTHGSGKGRDTITSGIEGAWTANPTQWDNGYFDLLFGYEWWLTKSPAGAWQWAIVDPAEEHLAPDAEDSSKKVPTMMTTADMALRHDPEYEKISRRFHQNPDEFADAFGRAWFKLLHRDMGPKERYLGPEVPEEDFIWQDPVPVGSADLTDADVTALKEKLLNSGLTVSELVTTAWASASTYRGSDHRGGANGARIRLAPQKDWEVNQPEQLEKVLHVLEGIQKEAGIEVSLADLIVLGGNAAIEKAARDAGYEVTVPFAPGRGDATEEQTDAESFDVLEPVADGFRNYQKKQYAVSPEELLIDKAQLLGLTAPEMTVLIGGMRVLGTNHGGTQHGAFTDQVGKLTNDFFVNLLDMGVEWKPVGANEYVGRDRNTGEVLRTATRVDLVFGSNSVLRSLAEVYAQNDNKEKFVNDFVAAWVKVMNADRFDLKESDLKKAQLSNN; the protein is encoded by the coding sequence ATGGACACTAAAGACAATGGAAACATCGGAGGATGCCCGTTTCACGGAGGTGCTACTAGCAATAAGTCTAGTGGTACATCAAATCGAGACTGGTGGCCAAACGCATTAAACTTAAATATTCTACATCAGCATGACAGAAAATCTAACCCTATGGGCGACGACTATGATTATGCAGAAGAATTTAATAAACTAGATTACGATGCACTTAAGCAGGATCTTCGCAATTTAATGACAGACAGTCAAGATTGGTGGCCTGCTGACTATGGACATTACGGTCCTTTCTTTATTCGTATGTCATGGCACGCTGCTGGTACTTATCGTACAGGCGACGGCCGCGGCGGTGGTAATACTGGTAACCAGCGCTTTGCTCCTCTTAACAGCTGGCCTGACAATGGAAATCTTGATAAAGCTCGTCGATTACTTTGGCCAATTAAGCAAAAGTATGGTAATAAAATCTCTTGGGCTGACTTACTTGTAATGGCCGGGAATGTTGCAATTGAAGACATGGGTGGCCCAATTATCGGTTTTGGTGCTGGACGTCCTGACATCTGGCATCCAGAGGAGGATGTATATTGGGGTAAGGAAACCGAATGGTTAACTGATAAGCGTTACACAGGAGACCGTGAGCTTGAAAATCCACTTGCTGCAGTTGAAATGGGACTTATTTACGTTAATCCAGAAGGGCCAAATGGTAAGCCTGACCCTGTAAAAAGTGCTCAGGACATTCGCGAGACATTTGGACGTATGGGAATGAATGATGAAGAAACAGTAGCATTAATCGCTGGTGGCCATACTTTTGGTAAGGCTCACGGAGCTGGGGATGCAGCTAAAGTAGGCCCAGAGCCAGAGGCAGCACCGATTGAAGCACAAGGCTTTGGATGGCAAAGCACTCACGGTAGTGGTAAAGGCCGTGACACAATCACAAGTGGTATTGAAGGGGCTTGGACCGCTAACCCAACACAGTGGGATAATGGTTATTTCGATCTGTTGTTTGGCTACGAATGGTGGTTAACAAAGAGTCCTGCAGGAGCATGGCAATGGGCTATTGTTGATCCTGCTGAGGAGCACCTTGCTCCAGACGCAGAAGATTCATCAAAAAAGGTGCCAACAATGATGACAACTGCTGATATGGCATTACGTCATGATCCAGAATATGAAAAAATTTCACGTCGATTCCACCAGAATCCAGATGAGTTTGCCGATGCTTTTGGGCGCGCATGGTTCAAGTTATTACACCGCGATATGGGACCAAAAGAAAGATATTTAGGTCCTGAAGTGCCAGAAGAAGACTTTATTTGGCAAGACCCTGTACCTGTAGGAAGCGCTGACTTAACAGATGCCGACGTAACAGCTCTTAAAGAGAAGCTATTAAATTCTGGACTAACTGTCAGTGAGCTCGTAACAACTGCTTGGGCATCCGCTAGTACTTATAGAGGTTCAGACCATCGTGGTGGGGCAAATGGTGCTCGTATTCGCCTTGCACCACAAAAGGATTGGGAAGTAAACCAACCTGAACAACTTGAAAAAGTTCTTCATGTCCTAGAGGGCATTCAAAAAGAAGCTGGAATAGAAGTCAGCTTAGCCGATTTAATTGTGCTAGGAGGAAATGCTGCAATTGAAAAAGCTGCACGAGATGCAGGCTATGAAGTAACCGTTCCTTTTGCTCCTGGACGCGGTGATGCAACAGAAGAGCAGACGGATGCTGAAAGCTTCGATGTGTTAGAGCCTGTTGCTGACGGTTTCCGTAACTATCAGAAGAAGCAGTATGCTGTAAGTCCAGAAGAGCTACTTATTGATAAAGCACAATTACTAGGACTTACTGCTCCAGAAATGACTGTTCTCATTGGTGGTATGCGAGTACTTGGAACAAACCACGGTGGTACACAACATGGTGCGTTTACTGATCAAGTTGGAAAGCTGACAAATGACTTCTTCGTTAACTTGCTTGACATGGGAGTAGAATGGAAGCCAGTTGGAGCAAACGAATATGTTGGACGTGACCGTAATACAGGTGAAGTATTACGTACTGCTACAAGAGTAGACCTCGTTTTCGGGTCAAACTCTGTATTACGTTCTCTTGCTGAAGTTTATGCACAAAACGACAATAAAGAAAAGTTTGTCAATGACTTTGTTGCTGCTTGGGTGAAGGTTATGAATGCTGACCGCTTTGACCTTAAAGAAAGTGACCTTAAAAAAGCTCAGTTATCAAACAATTAG
- a CDS encoding sugar ABC transporter substrate-binding protein, with translation MKAVLKFISLMFVVTVLAGLLVACNSDEGASGDGGLSVGIVLPTRDEPRWVQDEQRFKDALEDSEYTTEILFSQGSSANEKENVDTLISKGIDVLIIAPHDGAAAGSAVEAAKSEGITVISYDRLITETDAVDYYVTFDSIAVGAAQGQYLIDNSEGSNVPLYLYAGASSDNNAFLFFEGAWSVLQPKIADGTFVIANSSEAEALQDKGDLSRDEMSRILSQVTTNWDPNEAINKAQTHLTAVGGDMKGDVAVLAPNDGTARAIADVFASDNEVSSYVVTGQDAEMASIQYIIDGKQSMTVFKDVRTLVEDAMGMAITILDGGTPETTGTYDNGSVEVKAKQTDVIVVEQSNVKSELIDSGYYDADEFSGLE, from the coding sequence ATGAAGGCAGTGTTGAAGTTTATATCTCTTATGTTTGTTGTGACTGTGTTGGCGGGACTACTTGTCGCATGTAACAGTGATGAAGGTGCTAGCGGTGATGGTGGATTGAGTGTAGGTATTGTATTACCAACAAGAGATGAGCCGAGATGGGTTCAAGACGAACAGAGATTTAAGGATGCTTTAGAGGATTCGGAATATACGACTGAGATATTATTTAGCCAAGGTTCTTCAGCGAATGAAAAAGAGAATGTAGATACACTGATTAGTAAAGGGATCGATGTACTAATCATTGCCCCGCACGATGGTGCAGCTGCTGGCTCTGCAGTAGAGGCAGCAAAGAGTGAGGGTATTACTGTTATTTCATACGATCGACTCATTACTGAAACGGATGCAGTAGATTACTATGTAACTTTCGATAGTATTGCTGTTGGAGCGGCGCAAGGACAATATTTAATAGATAATTCTGAAGGATCAAATGTACCACTTTATTTATATGCTGGAGCTTCATCTGACAATAATGCATTTTTATTCTTTGAAGGTGCTTGGAGTGTGCTGCAACCAAAGATTGCTGATGGCACTTTTGTGATAGCAAATTCTAGTGAAGCGGAAGCACTTCAAGATAAAGGTGATTTATCAAGAGATGAGATGAGTAGAATTTTAAGCCAAGTAACAACAAACTGGGATCCAAATGAAGCAATCAATAAAGCGCAAACACACTTAACTGCAGTGGGTGGGGACATGAAGGGTGATGTCGCTGTTCTAGCTCCAAACGACGGAACTGCAAGGGCCATTGCCGATGTTTTCGCATCAGACAATGAAGTGTCAAGTTATGTAGTGACAGGTCAAGATGCTGAGATGGCATCCATTCAGTATATTATCGATGGAAAACAATCAATGACTGTATTTAAAGATGTTCGTACACTTGTTGAAGATGCAATGGGGATGGCTATTACAATTCTTGATGGTGGTACTCCGGAAACTACCGGTACGTACGACAATGGAAGTGTTGAAGTTAAAGCTAAACAAACGGATGTAATTGTTGTTGAACAAAGTAATGTAAAAAGTGAGCTAATTGATTCAGGCTATTATGACGCTGATGAATTTAGTGGACTTGAATAA
- a CDS encoding sugar ABC transporter ATP-binding protein translates to MSEYILEMKQISKEFTGVKALSNVNFKVEKGEIHCLVGENGAGKSTLMKVLSGVHPYGTYKGDIVFDGKVQQFKNISDSVHAGIAIIYQELALFPDLTVYENIFVGNEVDKKGVLDWNRTIVEAKKILKKVNLEVNPETLIKDLGVGKRQLIEIAKALSKDVKLLILDEPTAALNENDSENLLKLLNVLKEQGITCIMISHKLKEVISIADKATVIRDGQTICTLDSDNGEITESTIIKNMVGREIEDIYPKRLNKNFGENVLELYNWSAYDQKLGRHVVKDANLHVKQGEIIGLAGLMGAGRTELALSIYGNAKSYKLQGDIVVNGEMRSLKHPSDAIKAGIAYVTEDRKGDGLFLIQDIKNNISAANLNGISTNGIVNPNEEIKVADEYFKSLHIKAASLEQLVGNLSGGNQQKVSLAKWLFVGPKLLILDEPTRGIDVGAKFEIYTVMNELIKQGLSIIMISSELGEVLGMSDRIYVMAQGEIKGELPIEEADQEKIMQLATQ, encoded by the coding sequence ATGAGCGAATATATTTTAGAAATGAAACAAATTTCTAAAGAGTTTACAGGAGTAAAGGCGCTCAGCAATGTTAACTTCAAGGTGGAGAAAGGTGAAATTCATTGCCTTGTTGGAGAGAATGGTGCCGGAAAATCAACGCTTATGAAAGTGTTAAGCGGTGTTCATCCTTACGGAACATATAAAGGAGATATTGTTTTTGATGGGAAAGTGCAGCAGTTTAAAAATATTAGTGACAGTGTCCATGCCGGCATTGCAATTATATATCAGGAATTGGCATTATTTCCGGATCTTACAGTGTATGAAAATATATTTGTCGGTAATGAAGTAGATAAAAAAGGTGTATTAGATTGGAATAGAACGATAGTGGAAGCAAAAAAAATACTAAAAAAAGTAAACCTTGAAGTTAATCCAGAAACATTAATTAAGGATTTGGGTGTTGGGAAACGTCAATTAATAGAAATTGCAAAAGCACTAAGTAAAGATGTTAAGCTGTTGATTCTTGATGAACCAACTGCTGCATTAAATGAAAATGATAGTGAAAATTTATTAAAACTATTAAATGTACTAAAGGAACAAGGGATCACTTGTATTATGATTTCGCACAAACTGAAGGAAGTTATTTCTATTGCAGATAAAGCAACGGTTATTCGAGATGGTCAAACGATTTGTACATTAGACTCCGATAATGGGGAGATAACAGAAAGTACCATTATAAAAAATATGGTTGGAAGAGAGATTGAAGATATTTATCCGAAGAGATTAAATAAAAATTTTGGTGAAAATGTTCTTGAATTATATAACTGGTCTGCCTATGACCAGAAGCTTGGTAGACATGTTGTGAAGGATGCAAATTTACATGTTAAGCAAGGGGAAATCATTGGTTTAGCCGGCCTAATGGGGGCAGGACGAACAGAACTTGCATTGAGTATTTATGGGAACGCCAAGTCCTATAAATTGCAAGGTGATATCGTTGTTAACGGTGAAATGAGATCATTAAAACATCCGAGTGATGCAATCAAAGCAGGCATTGCGTATGTGACGGAAGACCGTAAAGGTGATGGTCTATTTTTAATACAAGACATCAAAAATAATATCTCTGCTGCAAATTTAAACGGTATTTCGACGAATGGCATAGTTAATCCGAATGAGGAGATTAAAGTGGCAGATGAGTATTTCAAATCGCTTCATATAAAAGCGGCATCATTAGAACAACTAGTCGGTAATTTAAGTGGAGGGAATCAACAAAAGGTGTCACTTGCGAAGTGGCTATTTGTTGGGCCGAAGCTACTTATTCTAGATGAACCTACTCGTGGCATTGACGTAGGTGCAAAATTCGAAATTTATACCGTCATGAATGAACTAATTAAGCAGGGCTTAAGTATTATCATGATTTCCTCAGAACTGGGGGAAGTACTCGGAATGAGTGATCGCATATACGTCATGGCTCAAGGTGAAATCAAAGGCGAGTTGCCAATTGAAGAAGCGGATCAAGAAAAGATAATGCAACTTGCAACGCAATAG